Proteins found in one Phalacrocorax carbo chromosome 14, bPhaCar2.1, whole genome shotgun sequence genomic segment:
- the ASIP gene encoding agouti-signaling protein isoform X1 — translation MVSPATCLKMESKTLFLSLLLCYSLLRAAGSYMVIEEKTECNLSRSNKMNLQDLPAISIVDLTKKSQKVSRKEAENKKSSKKKAEPKTSPKPRPTPAADCVPNFKTCKPHLNSCCNYCALCKCRIFQTICRCLMLSPKC, via the exons GATGGAAAGCAAGACCCTCTTCCTAAGCCTATTGCTCTGCTACAGTTTGCTCAGAGCTGCTGGTTCTTATATGGTAATTGAGGAGAAGACAGAATGCAACCTGTCAAGGAGCAACAAAATGAATCTCCAAGATCTCCCAGCCATCTCCATAGTAG ATTTAACTAAAAAATCCCAGAAAGTCAGCAGGAAAGAGGCAGAGAACAAGAAATCTTCCAAG aaaaagGCTGAACCGAAGACATCTCCAAAACCAAGGCCCACGCCAGCTGCTGACTGTGTGCCAAACTTCAAAACCTGCAAACCACACTTGAATTCATGTTGTAACTACTGTGCTTTGTGCAAATGCCGAATTTTTCAGACCATCTGCCGATGCCTAATGTTAAGCCCAAAGTGCTAA
- the ASIP gene encoding agouti-signaling protein isoform X2, whose translation MESKTLFLSLLLCYSLLRAAGSYMVIEEKTECNLSRSNKMNLQDLPAISIVDLTKKSQKVSRKEAENKKSSKKKAEPKTSPKPRPTPAADCVPNFKTCKPHLNSCCNYCALCKCRIFQTICRCLMLSPKC comes from the exons ATGGAAAGCAAGACCCTCTTCCTAAGCCTATTGCTCTGCTACAGTTTGCTCAGAGCTGCTGGTTCTTATATGGTAATTGAGGAGAAGACAGAATGCAACCTGTCAAGGAGCAACAAAATGAATCTCCAAGATCTCCCAGCCATCTCCATAGTAG ATTTAACTAAAAAATCCCAGAAAGTCAGCAGGAAAGAGGCAGAGAACAAGAAATCTTCCAAG aaaaagGCTGAACCGAAGACATCTCCAAAACCAAGGCCCACGCCAGCTGCTGACTGTGTGCCAAACTTCAAAACCTGCAAACCACACTTGAATTCATGTTGTAACTACTGTGCTTTGTGCAAATGCCGAATTTTTCAGACCATCTGCCGATGCCTAATGTTAAGCCCAAAGTGCTAA